In Phoenix dactylifera cultivar Barhee BC4 chromosome 1, palm_55x_up_171113_PBpolish2nd_filt_p, whole genome shotgun sequence, the genomic stretch GCTTAAATTCCTCTGGTTCTAGAGATAGAATGTAGTTCGTGTCTTCTCTGAattttaaattctttttttttcatctagTGCTTTATCATTTGCTTCTGGTTATTTGATTTATGTCCAATATGTCAATTTATAAATTGTTCCTTAGGCGTAGTCCAGAGTTCGTAATTCCTTACAATCAGTATGTGGAATCTACAAAGAACAACTATTCAATTGGAAGGAAAGTCCGAATGAAgtttgaaggagaagaagatcaagaagaaaGGTGATTGCTCATAGTAGATAGacatgatgagtattttctttttctttcccttttttcctATAAACATACATGATAgccaactttttatttttaccaCCATCTGTCCTATTTCTGTTGATCACATAGTGATCACATATTTTTGCAATCCAGAATTACAGGTACAATAATCAGTATAGAAGACACAGATCCAGCAACTTGGCCTGGTTCAGAGTGGAGGTGTTTCAAGGTAAGAAAAATTACATGAGCATTTTTTTCTGTTACTTTAGAAGGTATTTTAATGCTTGTAAGGCTGAAAAATGCTTCTGAGACACTTTGTCTTTCCGAAGATTGTTGTTTGCTCAGAGGGGTGCATCAGCTGGTGTATTGGCACTTTCGTTGAATTTTTTTATGTGGTGCGCCTATTAACTTGTCATTAATCAGACTGGAAACCTACATCATTTCTTATCAAATTAGATGCTTTTGATGTTCTTTTTTAATATGCATATACTTGCCAGCTGCACTACTCATGCCTTTAGCTTCATATGGGATGCATCTGCTTTTGTCAGCTTCCTTTTAGGCATTTGATTGATTCTCTCTTTTAGTGATGTGGTTGGACTAGTCCAGGGAAAATTAATCTCTGGCCCCATGGTTGACAGCCATTTAATGATCCGGGCCACGGCATGTTTTGATCAACTGTTTTTCAATCTATGGTTCAATTTTATGCATGCTTGAGCTTTGTTTTACGATACATTCAATGTGCACTTTTTATTGTTTTCAAACACAGGGCCCCTGAAAATTAGATTGCGATCAAAATAAGGAACTGGGTACTCAATTTTGTCAAAGGGCCTGATCATTATATGGCTAGAAGTTATGTTGCCCAACAATTAAATACAGCCCTTTTATTATGTTTGAAAAAAGAGCCTTCCAAAATAATCTGttttttccagtagattttagaaataaatgccAATAAAATTGGCTTTGAggattgaaaagagttttcgcATCCCTTGAAGTCACTTATTACTCTTATATTACGGTTGTCAAAAATCTGTGAATTTTTGAACATATAATTTCTTTAGCTGAACACAACATCTGTTAACTTTGTTATCTCAATGTTAGGTCCACTGGGATGACACATCCACTATTATACGCCCACAGAGAGTGTCCCCATGGAATGTTACTCCATTTGTAGCTGCAGCAGCACAACCTCCATTTGTACCGCGATCCAAGAGGCGTGCTACTCATCTGCCATCTCCTCCTGATCCGTCTGCCCTCATTAGGGATGGTCAGTTAGTCATCTATCCTCTGAATTTTACATATTTCTGGAAAGACTACTACTATTCTTCTCTATTATGTCTTGAGAATGGTACAATCTATTGGAGCTTCATTCACCTTTGGGCTTCATTCCATCTTAGAATCGTGTGAAAGGTGTTGGAAATGCAAAAATCTCCTTAACAGTTCATAAAGGACTgagtttttaaattttctatacAGTAAAAGGTCTTTTTGTTATTTCCTCGAAAAAAATTTGGTGATGACTTTCATATTCCATTGTTCCATTGATTTGTTTTATCAGTGCACAGCCTAGTAGTGCTTATGCTTCATCCACTTTCTGACTGCAATTCAATCAGCTGAATTGCTTGCACTGATTCTATCCTCCAGGCCCCCTAAAAGTCTCCAATGAACCTGCTCCTAGATTATGCGGGGTCTTGCAAGGTCAAGAAAACTTGGTACCAGCACTAGGATACATTGGTGACTATCTTGAACAGGGGACTGCTCACAAGATTCTGTCTTCTCAACGAATACCTCCATCCAGTCCTAATGCTGGAAGAAGCAATGAATCGATCAATTCTCACAGAGAGATGGGATTAGAGGACTGGACATGCTCTCTGAGGCCTCAGCCTTGTTTTCATGAAACCTATGCAAACGGTGGTATCTCAGAGACTTCATGGCTTGATAGCTATTGGCAACGAATGCTTCCCACTTCAATTGACCTGGGGGCATCGCGAGCCAAACCCAATAGGTTTCAGGATATGGAGGTTTTTAAGTCCAGGGATACAGTAGAGAATCCAACAACTGAACCAATAGCAATGTCCAGTAGCCTTTGCAAAGAACATATGAGTCCAAATGGGTTCAAGGAAGTGGAAAAGAGCATGTACCTGGAAACAGGAGAGCCTTCAGGAGTAAAACCAGTTTCCATGATTAAGATCTTTGGTGTCGAACTGTTTGAGAACCATGTTGGTCCCATCATGTCTCATGTTGCCTATTCTGATGGGCTTCCAATCTCATACAATGCACTTCCTGCAACTGTACCACACATGGCTTTAAGTGAACCTGACATGTTTTCTGAGCCTTCAAAGAGTACAAAGCCATCTGAATGTAGTGTTTCTGATGGCTTCCTGGCACAATCATCCACAAATCAACCTGTTACTGCTCGAAGTTGCACCAAGGTAATTGTTTGGTTGATAACTAAGTGTTGATAGAAATGATGCCTCTAATATTATGGCGATGTGTTAGTTGCTGTTACTAATAGTTGATCTGTTTTGCTTTTCAGGTTCACAAGCTGGGAACTGCTCTTGGGAGATCTGTTGACCTATCAAGATTTGATGGGTATGAAAGCCTAATTGTTGAGCTTGACCATATGTTTGAATTCAAGGGTGGTTTGGCAGACCGCGGCAGTGGTTGGCAGGTCATTTACACCGACAATGAGGGGGACATCATGATGATCGGAGATTATCCTTGGCCGTTAAGTATCTTACTGTTTTCTCTCTCTTACATAATGgcttatatattttaaaatttatggtGTTAGTGTCTTATTTTGTCCGAGTCTTCCAATTCATCATTCAAAACATGAAAAATTGCCAACTGATACCAATCTCTAGGTTAAAAAAACAAAGAGATATACCCAATCCTTGGATCATTACATCAGAAATGCTAATAGGAATTGATGATGGATGATGATGAGTCCATTTTTAGTTTTTGCAGgaccaatttttttctttattctccTAGTATAGCGCATTCTTGAAAAAAAGTCTGTTTTAGTACCAACTACACTGAGCTTTTTAAGAAATGgtggtttattttttttgtaatttttttctaaaatctgATTACATTTTCTTGGAAAGCAGGAAATTTTGCTCCATGGTGCGTAAGATATACATTTATCCCAAAGAGGAGGTCAAGAAGTTGAAGCCATGCCTACTTAACACTAATAGACACCTAGAAGAATTGGCTGCAGGCAAGAAGACAGCCTGTGCATATAATGTTTCAGGTTGAAATGAAAGCATGTGTATCAGATATGTTATTTTGTATGTATGAAACCAACTGCTGTTTTATCGTTTTCATGAATTGTTTTGATTGTTGTGGTCATCTGCTGAGACAGATGGGGAAATTCAAATTGCAAACTGgacatactgaaccttttcaggtgAAGAGTGGTTCATCAACCTCAAAAAAAGGCCCTTTCCTGCTGAGGAATCTGTTATTTAGTTTCTCATTGTGGTTTAGTTTGCCAAGATTTGGTCATCATGGTGTATCTAGTGTGTATATTACGAGAAGCTATCTTCAGTTCTGTGGTACAAGATACTGCATTGCTGAAAATACCATTCATCATTTAGCATGTAGAGTGGGTAGAATGAAACTTCCAGTATGTCGGGCAAATACAACAATGATGTCAATCCTAAAGCCTATGTATTCTCCATGGTTTAATTATGCTTTATAAATGGTGATCAGCATGGAGGGTGATCTGAAATTATGAAGCTTTATCCTCAGATTTGCTATCAAAAGTTTCTCAAACATGGTGGTTGGTTTGTTGGTAAGCATGCAGTATCGGTGTAGCTTAGGATGCTTTTATCAATTTCTTAAACATGGATTGCACTGCGGACTACTGATTGTCAACTCTTttgttctctttttattttataaccAGTGCTAGCTTCATGGCATCCTTTGATATAGAGAATGTTTCTTTGTTCGCATGTAGTCCTTGTTAGTGTTGCCAACTTTGTAGATGATTGCAAATgccatgctgaattttttttgttttcgatATTGGAACGAAGTAACGAATGcttcaaattttgcatgagtTTTGCATTAAACAGATTCTCGACGTCGCTACAATTTGAAGTATTGCACTATCAATATGAGAAACCTGGGCATTGTGTCCAGAATTACCCAATCAGGCTATAAGAAATTGCAATTGAGATGGTGGCCATACTGAACTTGGAGAAAGGCGCCGAGTCTTCGTATGAGATGTGGCAGCCAAAACAAGTGTCATCTTGAGCTATGGGTGGATGAATGCTTGCCAACCAGGTGTGATGTATGTGATATTTCAAAGGGCTGTATCATCTGTTCATTGGTAGCGaggtttatttatttgtttgagtTGATGATGCACTTTGCTTTTTGGAGCATGTACTCTGATTAATCTTTGGAAAACTGTCTTAAGATAGGTATAATTTTGCTGAAGAAAGGTACGTGTTTTAGGTCAAACATCCAGCCTAGTCTGTTGTAACTGGAGGAAATTTTGCCTAGTGGATTTTAGAAGGTAGACACTATGAGCAGTTAGCTTTCCTCTACAAGGAATGGAAGTGTGGATGAATCGACATCAAATAAAATGTAGGAATTCGGTTTTTCTTATCATATCAGCAATAACATGCATGATCAGAGCATCCCTTTCACAAAAACTTACCCCCTCCCCCTCCAGCCACTTCAGCACCTCGTGATCTTTGAGAAGATCATTACGAGCCCTCTCCTAGAATGTTTTTGTAGATTCCTAAAATTCCATGGTGGATCAAGACTAGAATGAATCCGGGGTGCCTGACCTAATTTACTTAGATGTGTTCCCACGATGATCACCGATGTTGAAAATCTCTCCTAGGTTTTTACACTATAATGAGAGGAAATCCATGATGCGGTGAAAATAGAGCCTGGCTAGAGTGCCTCTATCCTTTAAATTGATTGATTCCCAATTTTTACTCTCACTGTCTCGAAGACAAAAGACATAGGCTGACGCATTGGCTAACTGGCTGATCGACCACTTGGTTAGCTTCACAACATATGCATGACCATTAGTAATTCTGGATAGGAGCATGCGGATCTTTGAGGTTGATAGAGTGTGGTAGACATTGCGATGTTGATTATGCTATGAAATAATTGTCGAAGAATCGCCTACAATCCATAGTAGGGAAGGTACTATCTGCTTCGAGATATCTCTCGTTATCGCATACAATAAAGGCAATGCTTGCCTTACCATCAGCTTTAATAGCGCCACCAAATTTAATCTTCCGTGGGGTTAACCTTCGAATAAATGTAGGAGATGACACAAAATTTGACGATGAAGTTGACTTGATTACCCCAGTTACAATCCTTAGATTAATTAGGTCATTGGTTTAAAggaattttttgttaaaattttCTTTAGATTTAAAATCAACTATCCTAGTGTAGTAGATTGTAAGAATTTATACTCCCTTATGATACCATCTGGATACCATCTATTGAGTGATCAATACAGGATATGCAACACGATTTAGTTAAACTACAGCTATAATACGTGCCACCAACAAGCATTTTGGTGCAATAAACATGCTAGGACCACAGCCAGAATCCAAGGCACAGTAGGCAGTTGGGCACCTACCACCCAA encodes the following:
- the LOC103724300 gene encoding auxin response factor 7-like isoform X2, with translation MAQTKETQNGTQEEVDCHVASGDSCHLVSHDVGLSGSCTINSKPKTLPLSHCFLKFRSLRTFHLSCRLACHCVLFGWVRAAIPTPPAETIVVSLAVFVGAKESKRGCGAKYRRRGRVRDFSGIYLLLLANKGLFALVVNSREKEERRRMGSSGMAAGMGGSSCCSGANDQGRGDGDGHIDTELWRACAGPLVTVPLVGEKVFYFPQGHMEQVEAHTNQEDNRQLPIYGLPYKILCRVVNVQLKAERDTDEVFVHATLLPEHKDEGVSRNKAVRTSIAKPCVRSFCKILTASDTSTHGGFSVPKRHADECLPPLDMTQQPPVQELVAKDLHGVEWSFRHIFRGQPKRHLLTTGWSTFVNAKKLVAGDAFIFLRSENGELRVGVRRAMRQHNSASASVISGQSMQLGLLASASHAITTGTMFSVYYWPRRSPEFVIPYNQYVESTKNNYSIGRKVRMKFEGEEDQEERITGTIISIEDTDPATWPGSEWRCFKVHWDDTSTIIRPQRVSPWNVTPFVAAAAQPPFVPRSKRRATHLPSPPDPSALIRDGPLKVSNEPAPRLCGVLQGQENLVPALGYIGDYLEQGTAHKILSSQRIPPSSPNAGRSNESINSHREMGLEDWTCSLRPQPCFHETYANGGISETSWLDSYWQRMLPTSIDLGASRAKPNRFQDMEVFKSRDTVENPTTEPIAMSSSLCKEHMSPNGFKEVEKSMYLETGEPSGVKPVSMIKIFGVELFENHVGPIMSHVAYSDGLPISYNALPATVPHMALSEPDMFSEPSKSTKPSECSVSDGFLAQSSTNQPVTARSCTKVHKLGTALGRSVDLSRFDGYESLIVELDHMFEFKGGLADRGSGWQVIYTDNEGDIMMIGDYPWPKFCSMVRKIYIYPKEEVKKLKPCLLNTNRHLEELAAGKKTACAYNVSG
- the LOC103724300 gene encoding auxin response factor 7-like isoform X1, with protein sequence MAQTKETQNGTQEEVDCHVASGDSCHLVSHDVGLSGSCTINSKPKTLPLSHCFLKFRSLRTFHLSCRLACHCVLFGWVRAAIPTPPAETIVVSLAVFVGAKESKRGCGAKYRRRGRVRDFSGIYLLLLANKGLFALVVNSREKEERRRMGSSGMAAGMGGSSCCSGANDQGRGDGDGHIDTELWRACAGPLVTVPLVGEKVFYFPQGHMEQVEAHTNQEDNRQLPIYGLPYKILCRVVNVQLKAERDTDEVFVHATLLPEHKQQDEGVSRNKAVRTSIAKPCVRSFCKILTASDTSTHGGFSVPKRHADECLPPLDMTQQPPVQELVAKDLHGVEWSFRHIFRGQPKRHLLTTGWSTFVNAKKLVAGDAFIFLRSENGELRVGVRRAMRQHNSASASVISGQSMQLGLLASASHAITTGTMFSVYYWPRRSPEFVIPYNQYVESTKNNYSIGRKVRMKFEGEEDQEERITGTIISIEDTDPATWPGSEWRCFKVHWDDTSTIIRPQRVSPWNVTPFVAAAAQPPFVPRSKRRATHLPSPPDPSALIRDGPLKVSNEPAPRLCGVLQGQENLVPALGYIGDYLEQGTAHKILSSQRIPPSSPNAGRSNESINSHREMGLEDWTCSLRPQPCFHETYANGGISETSWLDSYWQRMLPTSIDLGASRAKPNRFQDMEVFKSRDTVENPTTEPIAMSSSLCKEHMSPNGFKEVEKSMYLETGEPSGVKPVSMIKIFGVELFENHVGPIMSHVAYSDGLPISYNALPATVPHMALSEPDMFSEPSKSTKPSECSVSDGFLAQSSTNQPVTARSCTKVHKLGTALGRSVDLSRFDGYESLIVELDHMFEFKGGLADRGSGWQVIYTDNEGDIMMIGDYPWPKFCSMVRKIYIYPKEEVKKLKPCLLNTNRHLEELAAGKKTACAYNVSG